Proteins co-encoded in one Thermomicrobiales bacterium genomic window:
- a CDS encoding ABC transporter substrate-binding protein, translating into MGDDSSSSSDQSGYSLNSRLTRRGLLRRALGAAAGLTVVSGLLAACGGSATESTATTAAPAATQAPGSAGTPTTAAPAATEAATEAASPVTGSSPVGSPSTGGGIRTEGGDRLMGKTIEEPKNTGGTLIQADSLDIRTLNPLLQNDSPSWNVISLYMQSMIETNPDTLEPTGNLAVAWEAAPDATEWTFFLRDGVRWHDGKPFTAQDVKLTYDLFMNPESGSNQTSSLTSKIASVDVIDDFTVDFKLKLGVVDAPIDLGAAWIFANHIWKDTPPASIQQDPGSTGADPSRVVGTGPFKFKEWITGDHVTMVRNDDFWDGKVALDEVIYKVVPDSASGIQQLKTGEVDIFAGVDGSQVPDFKNTDVNIAVYPQLSFIFYATNLDETKTTKFQDVQVRQALMYALDREAIVENIYFGYAEVAVGTIPTMSWAANAKGIKPELRYDYDVDTAKKLLDEAGWAPGADGVRAKDGQRLSFTMYGIGGNNIHIQMLQAMQEYWKVVGVEMTPQPEPFQQLVSRITETFDFETFLVGFGWDATPDQSAMWACDSYKAGFNMVKYCNPKVDDLLKKAAAEPDQKKRIELYTEFQNALLADVPMGVTIFSQGITGVNKRVHNYFPNQQNTRFNAETWWVEK; encoded by the coding sequence ATGGGGGATGATTCGAGCTCATCGTCAGATCAGTCAGGGTATTCACTCAATAGCCGGCTGACCCGACGCGGGCTGCTGCGACGGGCACTGGGCGCCGCCGCCGGCCTGACGGTTGTCTCCGGCCTGCTGGCCGCCTGCGGTGGCAGCGCCACGGAGTCGACAGCGACGACAGCCGCGCCGGCCGCCACACAGGCCCCCGGCTCAGCCGGAACGCCGACAACGGCCGCGCCGGCCGCGACCGAGGCCGCGACCGAGGCGGCAAGCCCAGTGACGGGGAGCTCCCCGGTCGGGTCGCCATCAACCGGCGGCGGCATCCGCACCGAGGGCGGCGACCGGCTGATGGGCAAGACCATCGAGGAGCCGAAGAATACCGGCGGGACACTGATTCAGGCGGACAGTCTCGACATCCGCACGCTCAACCCGCTGCTGCAGAATGACTCGCCGTCGTGGAACGTGATCTCGCTCTACATGCAGAGCATGATCGAGACGAACCCGGACACGCTGGAGCCGACCGGCAACCTCGCCGTGGCCTGGGAGGCAGCGCCGGACGCGACAGAGTGGACGTTCTTCCTCCGCGATGGCGTGCGCTGGCACGATGGGAAGCCATTCACCGCGCAGGATGTGAAGCTGACCTACGACCTGTTCATGAATCCCGAGAGCGGCTCGAACCAGACCTCCAGTCTGACATCGAAGATCGCCTCGGTCGATGTGATCGATGACTTCACCGTCGACTTCAAGCTGAAGCTCGGAGTCGTTGACGCGCCGATCGACCTCGGGGCCGCGTGGATCTTCGCGAATCACATCTGGAAGGACACCCCTCCGGCGAGCATCCAGCAGGATCCGGGCTCGACCGGGGCGGACCCGTCGCGCGTGGTTGGGACCGGGCCATTCAAGTTCAAGGAGTGGATCACCGGCGACCATGTCACGATGGTGCGCAACGACGACTTCTGGGATGGCAAGGTGGCGCTCGACGAGGTGATCTATAAGGTCGTCCCGGACTCGGCGTCGGGGATTCAGCAGCTGAAGACCGGTGAGGTTGATATCTTCGCTGGCGTCGATGGCTCGCAGGTTCCGGACTTCAAGAACACCGACGTGAATATCGCCGTCTACCCGCAGCTCAGCTTCATCTTCTATGCAACCAACCTGGACGAGACGAAGACGACCAAGTTCCAGGATGTGCAAGTGCGGCAGGCGCTGATGTACGCGCTCGACCGGGAGGCGATCGTCGAGAACATCTACTTCGGCTACGCCGAGGTGGCGGTCGGGACCATTCCGACGATGTCCTGGGCGGCAAACGCGAAGGGCATCAAGCCCGAGCTGCGCTACGACTACGACGTGGATACGGCCAAGAAGCTGCTCGACGAGGCCGGCTGGGCGCCAGGCGCCGACGGCGTCCGGGCCAAGGACGGCCAGCGGTTGTCGTTCACGATGTACGGCATCGGCGGCAACAACATTCATATTCAGATGTTGCAGGCCATGCAGGAGTACTGGAAGGTTGTCGGCGTCGAGATGACGCCGCAGCCAGAACCGTTCCAGCAGCTGGTCTCGCGCATCACGGAGACGTTCGACTTCGAAACGTTCCTGGTCGGCTTTGGCTGGGACGCGACACCTGACCAGTCCGCGATGTGGGCCTGCGACTCGTACAAGGCCGGCTTCAACATGGTCAAGTACTGCAACCCGAAGGTGGACGATCTGCTGAAGAAGGCGGCGGCAGAACCGGACCAGAAGAAGCGGATCGAGCTCTACACCGAGTTCCAGAATGCGCTTCTGGCTGACGTCCCGATGGGTGTGACGATCTTCAGCCAGGGCATCACCGGCGTGAACAAGCGCGTGCACAACTACTTCCCGAATCAGCAGAACACGCGGTTCAACGCTGAGACCTGGTGGGTCGAGAAGTAG
- a CDS encoding alpha/beta hydrolase: MPRLTANGVELYYEDLGEGLPLVLQAHHHQAWMPFQVAYFSQFYRVITFDRRGTGRSGSPDGEWRAADFAADLLGLLDGLDIDRAIVAGASLGGVIACQFGLDFPDRSLALVIGHTVPWLDELSRDWLDEQIDIVESGDRPIVSQPRSFPWQSEGPPTQRPGFSDSDLGRLFATMPAPVGRTPADATRMLRAMRAWDVRPRAAELAALSVPVLVLVGGNEPQQTITGSYEWHKMIPDSEFVILPNAHHGAAREDPLAWNAAVHGFLQRHGLSSEAPLMPYNAFATDR, encoded by the coding sequence ATGCCACGCCTCACAGCGAACGGCGTTGAGCTCTACTACGAGGATCTCGGCGAGGGCCTGCCGCTCGTGCTGCAGGCCCATCATCATCAAGCCTGGATGCCGTTTCAGGTCGCCTACTTCTCGCAGTTCTATCGTGTCATCACCTTCGACCGGCGTGGCACAGGCCGCTCCGGATCGCCCGACGGCGAGTGGCGTGCCGCCGACTTCGCTGCGGATCTTCTTGGCCTGCTGGATGGCCTCGATATCGACCGCGCAATCGTCGCTGGCGCGTCGCTCGGTGGCGTCATCGCCTGCCAGTTCGGGTTGGATTTCCCCGACCGCTCGCTCGCCCTTGTCATCGGTCACACTGTCCCCTGGCTCGATGAACTGTCACGAGACTGGCTGGACGAACAGATCGATATCGTCGAATCCGGCGACCGGCCGATCGTCAGTCAGCCTCGTTCGTTCCCCTGGCAATCCGAAGGTCCGCCAACCCAGCGGCCGGGCTTCAGCGACTCCGACCTTGGTCGCCTGTTCGCCACGATGCCCGCCCCGGTTGGCCGCACGCCGGCCGACGCGACCCGGATGCTCCGCGCGATGCGCGCCTGGGACGTTCGCCCGCGGGCTGCCGAGCTTGCCGCATTGTCGGTTCCTGTCCTCGTGCTGGTTGGCGGCAACGAGCCGCAACAGACCATCACCGGCTCCTACGAGTGGCACAAGATGATCCCCGACAGTGAGTTCGTTATCCTCCCGAATGCTCACCATGGGGCAGCCCGCGAGGACCCTCTCGCCTGGAACGCCGCCGTCCACGGTTTCCTCCAGCGTCACGGTCTCAGCAGCGAGGCGCCGCTGATGCCCTACAATGCGTTCGCGACCGACCGCTGA
- a CDS encoding M28 family peptidase encodes MNRAWSDPATEAAILDDISLDEPWALIERFSQLTRLSGSDEEAEAVEYITDKLASWGIEHVVYHPTCLISLPGPATLRVVGDPGAEYVVKTPAFSPTTDGREIEAELVYVPGNQAAGITELFSDQRTAAGQDLRGKIVMTEGLGIAARGFDLAESGAVAALFINPGHRIHEGITTTAWGSPDLTSLDRTPPVPIMTINRPDGEELIDQLRKGPVRVAFSNQTDTGWREIPVIVAEIEARAATEDFLLFHGHLDSWHVGVGDNATGDATLLELARVFQRHRDKLDRSVRVAWWSGHSHGRYAGSTWYAQEFAHDILQNCVAHVNCDSPGCRWASVYENVAWMSEAADFVSAVIRDVTGQESTGESHVLRAGDCSFNNLGVTTYFMLSSTMPQDLIAEKGYYPVGGCGGNIAWHTEDDTIGIADRDNLLRDMRVYAAAILRTVNAPILPFDYCATVDEIAAAVGRYQAAARNMFDFEPTFDLLEALHDALDELYTSFDSIGDDPELLAFANDLQIDVGRILVTLGYTRDGRFRQDPARGIPPVPALASAMQLADAGDDMRHVILNDLTRSQNEVVWELIHAIEAVENALLWQELPAEQD; translated from the coding sequence ATGAATCGAGCCTGGAGTGACCCCGCCACCGAGGCGGCCATCCTCGACGATATCTCTCTGGATGAGCCCTGGGCACTGATCGAGCGCTTCAGCCAGCTCACCCGCCTGTCCGGCTCAGACGAAGAAGCCGAGGCTGTCGAATACATCACCGATAAGCTGGCGAGCTGGGGTATCGAGCACGTCGTCTACCATCCGACCTGCCTCATCAGTCTGCCCGGGCCGGCCACACTCCGCGTGGTTGGCGACCCGGGCGCTGAATACGTCGTCAAGACTCCTGCGTTTTCGCCAACGACCGACGGACGAGAGATCGAGGCCGAGCTCGTCTACGTGCCCGGCAATCAGGCGGCCGGGATCACCGAGCTGTTCTCCGACCAGCGCACCGCCGCCGGCCAGGACCTGCGGGGGAAGATCGTGATGACCGAGGGGCTCGGTATCGCCGCGCGCGGGTTTGACCTCGCGGAATCCGGCGCAGTCGCAGCTCTCTTCATCAATCCCGGCCATCGCATCCACGAAGGAATTACGACTACGGCCTGGGGCTCTCCCGATCTCACCTCGCTCGATCGAACTCCGCCCGTCCCGATCATGACGATCAACCGACCCGATGGCGAGGAGCTCATCGACCAGCTTCGCAAAGGTCCCGTCCGCGTCGCCTTTTCCAACCAGACCGATACTGGCTGGCGCGAGATTCCCGTCATCGTCGCCGAAATCGAGGCGAGAGCTGCCACCGAGGATTTCCTGCTCTTCCATGGCCATCTCGATTCGTGGCATGTCGGCGTCGGCGACAACGCCACCGGCGATGCCACTCTGCTCGAGCTGGCTCGTGTCTTCCAGCGCCACCGCGACAAGCTCGATCGCTCGGTCCGCGTCGCCTGGTGGAGCGGCCACTCGCACGGCCGGTATGCCGGATCGACCTGGTATGCCCAGGAGTTCGCGCACGACATCCTCCAGAACTGCGTCGCGCACGTGAACTGCGATTCTCCCGGATGCCGTTGGGCCAGTGTCTACGAAAACGTCGCCTGGATGAGCGAGGCCGCCGACTTCGTCAGCGCCGTTATCCGCGATGTCACCGGTCAGGAGTCGACCGGCGAGAGCCATGTTCTCCGCGCCGGCGACTGTTCGTTCAACAACCTCGGCGTCACGACCTACTTCATGCTGTCCTCGACCATGCCGCAGGATCTCATCGCCGAGAAGGGCTACTACCCCGTCGGCGGCTGCGGCGGCAACATCGCCTGGCATACCGAGGACGACACGATCGGGATCGCCGACCGCGACAACCTCTTGCGAGACATGCGGGTCTATGCCGCCGCCATCCTTCGCACCGTCAATGCGCCGATCCTGCCGTTTGACTACTGCGCGACAGTGGACGAGATTGCGGCTGCCGTCGGCCGGTATCAGGCTGCTGCCCGGAATATGTTCGACTTCGAGCCGACGTTTGACCTGCTGGAAGCGCTCCACGACGCCCTTGACGAGCTATACACGTCGTTCGACTCGATCGGTGATGATCCCGAGCTGCTCGCCTTTGCAAACGATCTCCAGATCGACGTGGGACGAATCCTCGTGACGCTCGGCTACACCCGCGACGGCCGCTTCCGCCAGGACCCGGCGCGGGGCATCCCCCCAGTCCCGGCACTCGCCTCCGCGATGCAACTTGCGGACGCCGGAGACGATATGCGCCATGTGATTCTCAACGACCTCACTCGTAGTCAGAACGAGGTCGTCTGGGAGCTCATCCACGCCATCGAGGCCGTCGAGAATGCGCTCCTCTGGCAGGAGCTGCCAGCAGAGCAGGACTAG